The following proteins come from a genomic window of Myxococcales bacterium:
- a CDS encoding alpha/beta fold hydrolase: protein MTATAKAACLRFLRFAFGVGLLFSIAGCMHFHTGSMPGEPKGATFADVSGARVRFSDTGTGPAVVMLHGFASALENWAPVIPALDKTHRVLALDLKGFGWTDRPPGDYSPQAQADLVLALMDARGIQKAAFVAHSWGSSVALAVALKAPSRVTRLALYDAWVYEEQLPPFFHWSRAEGVGEMFFSMFYKERTDERIALAFYDKKYVTEDFIEAVERALERPGTVAAALAAVRGQRFAAVQREYRRIAQPTLLMWGREDVVTPVTFGERLSRDLPSSRLVVYPRCGHFPMIEAREASNRDLLAFLDAGARDAEPAKSAPATREAPGEDAP from the coding sequence GTGACGGCTACGGCAAAGGCCGCCTGTTTGCGCTTCCTCCGGTTTGCGTTTGGGGTGGGGCTCCTCTTTTCCATTGCAGGTTGCATGCATTTTCACACTGGCTCGATGCCCGGAGAGCCCAAAGGGGCCACCTTCGCAGACGTCAGCGGCGCGCGCGTCCGCTTCAGCGACACGGGGACCGGCCCCGCCGTCGTGATGCTCCACGGCTTCGCGTCGGCCCTCGAGAACTGGGCGCCGGTCATCCCCGCCCTCGACAAGACGCATCGCGTCCTCGCGTTGGACCTCAAGGGTTTCGGTTGGACCGACCGTCCGCCCGGCGACTACTCGCCGCAGGCGCAGGCCGATCTCGTGCTCGCGCTCATGGACGCCCGCGGCATCCAGAAGGCGGCCTTCGTGGCCCACTCGTGGGGCAGCAGCGTTGCGCTCGCCGTCGCGCTCAAGGCGCCCTCACGCGTGACGCGCCTCGCGCTCTACGACGCCTGGGTCTACGAGGAGCAGCTCCCGCCGTTCTTTCACTGGTCGCGTGCGGAGGGCGTCGGCGAGATGTTCTTCAGCATGTTCTACAAGGAGCGCACCGACGAGCGCATCGCGCTGGCCTTCTACGACAAGAAGTACGTCACGGAAGACTTCATCGAAGCGGTGGAGCGCGCCTTGGAGCGCCCCGGGACGGTGGCGGCGGCGCTGGCGGCCGTGCGCGGGCAGCGCTTTGCCGCGGTGCAGCGCGAATACCGCCGCATCGCACAACCGACGCTCCTCATGTGGGGCCGCGAAGACGTGGTGACGCCGGTCACCTTCGGCGAGCGCTTGTCGCGCGACCTTCCGTCGTCGCGGCTCGTCGTCTACCCGCGCTGCGGGCACTTCCCCATGATCGAAGCGCGCGAGGCCTCGAACCGCGATCTGCTGGCGTTCTTGGACGCCGGCGCGCGCGACGCCGAGCCCGCGAAGAGCGCCCCGGCGACGCGCGAAGCGCCGGGAGAAGACGCGCCGTGA